One window from the genome of Cucumis melo cultivar AY chromosome 10, USDA_Cmelo_AY_1.0, whole genome shotgun sequence encodes:
- the LOC103489374 gene encoding transcription repressor OFP13-like → MANTKKKHHLIKNFPSIFKSKSPTSSHPWEWDWPSCKHPKTLSFRSQNDLVFKTVNSIFFDQPFETITTTTTTTPDYSSSLHTNSSDSVSATNSTPAMDSEESLETVVRGARSERLFFEPDDTSSILEKSKPIESVETDELPRSGFKESLIVSIESENPYEDFRKSMGEMVESHGVKDWDGLEELLGWYLKANWKNNHRFIIGAFVDLLIHILLASSSSSSSASTSSSSSSSLCSNSDSNYYTCTESSSSRSCSSSLRSLNPSSIRKELDHEEEDDHDHITETL, encoded by the coding sequence ATGGCCAACACCAAGAAAAAGCATCATCTCATCAAGAACTTCCCTTCCATTTTCAAATCCAAATCACCAACGTCATCACACCCATGGGAATGGGATTGGCCTTCTTGTAAACACCCCAAAACTCTCTCATTCCGCTCCCAAAACGACCTTGTTTTCAAGACCGTTAACTCCATCTTCTTCGACCAACCCTTCGAAACCAtcactactactactactactacacCTGATTATTCTTCTTCACTTCACACCAACTCCTCCGATTCTGTCTCTGCTACCAACTCCACGCCCGCGATGGACTCCGAAGAATCACTCGAAACGGTGGTCCGTGGCGCCAGATCGGAGAGGCTGTTCTTCGAACCGGATGATACGAGCTCGATACTTGAGAAATCGAAACCTATTGAATCGGTTGAAACGGACGAATTACCGAGGTCAGGGTTTAAAGAGAGCTTGATTGTGTCGATTGAATCGGAGAATCCGTATGAGGATTTTAGGAAATCGATGGGGGAAATGGTGGAGAGCCATGGAGTTAAGGATTGGGATGGATTGGAAGAGCTTTTGGGATGGTATTTGAAGGCTAATTGGAAGAACAATCATCGGTTCATTATTGGAGCTTTTGTCGATTTACTGATCCATATTCTtcttgcttcttcttcttcttcttcttctgcttctacATCTTCATCCTCATCTTCTTCATTGTGTTCTAATTCAGATTCTAACTATTACACATGCACTGAATCTTCTTCCTCTCGTTCTTGTTCATCTTCTCTTAGATCGTTGAATCCATCCTCCATTAGAAAGGAGCTTGATCATGAGGAAGAAGACGATCATGATCATATCACTGAAACTTTGTAG
- the LOC103489375 gene encoding uncharacterized protein LOC103489375 isoform X1: MHVARHLSGPQSEFMGIWRMRPQVLLRRRENWTILEGQHSLRLRSLLFLKMPGDGEITADPTIEACTKEACDSKTTKRLADDIMPHILNLYGSSATPRDFEIYAPDASFEDPLTRAYGCSVFRFCSVKEIKSAFYSLSKVFSESRIVEYDFKERLISPGKHEIIVDNKQHYKFLGRNIDLESLIKLYVVEGKIVRHEDWWNKKPLLNRETVQLPMVGRFLEMTRRGTMLATHAMMGFGKD; this comes from the exons ATGCACGTTGCGCGCCACCTAAGTGGACCTCAAAGTGAATTTATGGGAATATGGAGGATGAGGCCTCAGGTTCTGCTTCGTCGCCGAGAAAATTGGACCATTCTCGAAGGACAACACTCGCTCCG TCTTCGTTCATTACTGTTCCTAAAAATGCCGGGAGATGGTGAAATCACTGCTGATCCAACCATCGAAGCCTGCACTAAAGAGGCTTGCGATTCCAAAACCACGAAGCGTTTGGCCGATGATATCATGCCTCACATCCTCAATCT GTATGGATCTTCTGCAACGCCTCGAGATTTTGAAATCTACGCTCCCGATGCTTCGTTCGAGGATCCACTTACGAGAGCTTACGG TTGCTCTGTTTTTCGGTTCTGCAGCGTGAAGGAAATCAAATCGGCATTTTATTCTCTGTCCAAG GTCTTCAGTGAATCAAGAATTGTGGAATACGATTTCAAAGAAAGACTTATTTCCCCTGGAAAACACGAG ATTATTGTCGATAATAAGCAACACTACAAGTTTTTGGGAAGAAACATAGATTTGGAATCCCTCATTAAGTTGTATGTTGTTGAAGGAAAAATAGTTCGTCATGAGGACTG GTGGAACAAGAAACCACTCTTGAATAGAGAAACAGTCCAATTACCCATGGTTGGTCGGTTTTTGGAAATGACTCGGAGAGGTACAATGTTAGCAACTCATGCAATGATGGGTTTTGGAAAAGATTAA
- the LOC103489377 gene encoding exocyst complex component EXO70A1 gives MGVPATATATLGDDFLRERAAKMRESLQKSQTITDNVVTILGSFDHRLSALETAMRPTQIRTNSIRKAHENIDKTLKSAEVILTQFDLSRQAETKILRGPHEDLESYLGAIGQLRNIIRFFSSHKGFKSSDVVLNQANNLLAKAISKLEDEFRQLLSSYSKPVEPERLFDCLPKSLQPSSDSPGHDSGGKNHHSAHHDNSLETAVYTPPTLIPPRVLPLLHDLSQQMVQAGHQQQILKVYRDTRSVVLEESLRKLGVEKLSKEDVQKMAWEVLEAKIGNWIHFMRIAVKLLFAGERKVCDQIFEGFESLRDQSFAEVTSSSVSVLFSFGEAIANSKRSPEKLFVLLDMYEIMRELHSEIETIFKGKACNEIKESASGLTKRLAQTAKDTFGDFEVAVEKDATKTAVLDGTVHPLTSYVINYVKFLFDYQATLKQLFQEFEDSGQTNSELASVTMQIMQALQSNLDGKSKHYRDPALTHLFLMNNIHYIVRSVRRSEAKDLLGDDWVQRHRRVVQQHANQYKRNAWSKILQCLSVQGLTSSGGGSVPGIDGGNSSGVSKALIKDRFKTFNMQFEELHQRQSQWAVPDTELRESLRLSVAEVLLPAYRSFLKRFGPLIDGGKNPQKYVRYQPEDLERMLGEFFEGKNVNEPKR, from the exons ATGGGTGTTCCAGCAACTGCCACTGCAACTTTGGGGGATGATTTTCTCAGAGAAAGAGCGGCTAAGATGAGAGAATCACTGCAAAAGAGCCAAACTATTACTGATAACGTTGTCACCATTCTTGGCTCCTTTGACCACCGTCTTTCTGCTCTCGAAACCGCCATGCGCCCTACTCAG ATCAGAACCAATTCAATTCGTAAAGCTCACGAAAACATTGACAAGACTTTGAAGTCTGCGGAGGTTATTTTAACACAATTTGATCTCTCTCGTCAG GCAGAAACGAAAATACTTAGAGGGCCACACGAGGATTTGGAAAGTTATCTCGGGGCAATTGGTCAATTAAGAAACATTATCAGATTTTTTAGCAGCCATAAAGGTTTTAAGAGTAGTGACGTAGTGCTTAACCAGGCAAATAATTTGCTTGCAAAAGCCATCTCAAAGCTGGAAGATGAGTTCAGACAGCTATTATCTTCCTACAG CAAACCTGTGGAGCCTGAGCGTCTTTTCGATTGCCTGCCAAAATCGTTGCAACCATCTTCAGATTCTCCTGGTCATGATTCGGGTGGAAAGAATCATCATTCTGCACATCATGATAATAGCTTAGAGACTGCTGTCTACACACCTCCCACTCTCATACCACCACGAGTTCTACCACTGCTGCACGATCTATCGCAGCAAATGGTTCAAGCTGGTCATCAacaacaaattttaaaagtcTACAG GGACACCCGTTCAGTTGTCCTGGAAGAAAGCCTACGGAAATTAGGAGTTGAAAAACTTAGCAAAGAGGATGTCCAGAAGATGGCATGGGAGGTTTTAGAGGCAAAAATTGGGAACTGGATTCATTTTATGCGTATTGCA GTTAAACTGCTATTTGCTGGTGAACGAAAAGTTTGTGACCAAATATTTGAAGGCTTTGAGTCGCTTAGAGATCAATCATTTGCAGAGGTTACAAGTAGTAGCGTTTCTGTGCTATTCAGTTTCGGGGAGGCGATTGCAAATAGCAAGAGGTCACCAGAAAAGTTGTTTGTACTTTTGGACATGTATGAAATTATGCGAGAGCTTCACTCTGAG ATAGAGACAATTTTTAAGGGTAAAGCATGCAATGAGATCAAGGAATCTGCATCGGGTTTGACCAAACGGCTTGCACAAACAGCTAAGGATACATTTGGTGATTTTGAGGTAGCTGTTGAAAAAGATGCCACAAAAACTGCGGTGTTGGATGGAACTGTTCATCCTTTAACAAGCTATGTGATCAATTACGTCAAATTTCTTTTTGA CTATCAAGCAACCTTGAAGCAACTTTTCCAAGAATTTGAAGATAGCGGTCAAACAAATTCGGAATTGGCCAGTGTCACAATGCAAATAATGCAGGCTCTTCAGTCTAATTTGGATGGAAAATCTAAGCATTACAGAGATCCTGCTTTGACTCACTTATTCCTCATGAACAACATACACTATATAGTTAGATCTGTTCGCAG ATCTGAAGCCAAGGATTTGCTGGGGGACGATTGGGTTCAGAGACATAGGAGGGTCGTACAACAACATGCAAATCAGTATAAAAGGAATGCTTGGTCAAAG ATTCTGCAATGCCTCTCTGTTCAAGGGTTAACTTCATCTGGCGGTGGCAGTGTACCAGGCATAGATGGAGGAAATAGTAGCGGAGTTTCTAAGGCCCTTATTAAAGACAG GTTCAAGACTTTCAATATGCAGTTTGAGGAACTGCATCAAAGACAATCTCAATGGGCAGTTCCTGATACTGAGTTGCGGGAGTCTCTAAGACTTTCGGTTGCTGAAGTCTTACTTCCTGCATACAGATCCTTCCTGAAACGTTTCGG GCCACTGATTGATGGTGGAAAGAATCCCCAAAAGTACGTCAGATACCAGCCAGAGGATCTCGAAAGGATGCTGGGAGAATTTTTTGAAGGGAAGAATGTGAATGAACCTAAACGGTAA
- the LOC103489375 gene encoding uncharacterized protein LOC103489375 isoform X2, which produces MHVARHLSGPQSEFMGIWRMRPQVLLRRRENWTILEGQHSLRLRSLLFLKMPGDGEITADPTIEACTKEACDSKTTKRLADDIMPHILNLYGSSATPRDFEIYAPDASFEDPLTRAYGVKEIKSAFYSLSKVFSESRIVEYDFKERLISPGKHEIIVDNKQHYKFLGRNIDLESLIKLYVVEGKIVRHEDWWNKKPLLNRETVQLPMVGRFLEMTRRGTMLATHAMMGFGKD; this is translated from the exons ATGCACGTTGCGCGCCACCTAAGTGGACCTCAAAGTGAATTTATGGGAATATGGAGGATGAGGCCTCAGGTTCTGCTTCGTCGCCGAGAAAATTGGACCATTCTCGAAGGACAACACTCGCTCCG TCTTCGTTCATTACTGTTCCTAAAAATGCCGGGAGATGGTGAAATCACTGCTGATCCAACCATCGAAGCCTGCACTAAAGAGGCTTGCGATTCCAAAACCACGAAGCGTTTGGCCGATGATATCATGCCTCACATCCTCAATCT GTATGGATCTTCTGCAACGCCTCGAGATTTTGAAATCTACGCTCCCGATGCTTCGTTCGAGGATCCACTTACGAGAGCTTACGG CGTGAAGGAAATCAAATCGGCATTTTATTCTCTGTCCAAG GTCTTCAGTGAATCAAGAATTGTGGAATACGATTTCAAAGAAAGACTTATTTCCCCTGGAAAACACGAG ATTATTGTCGATAATAAGCAACACTACAAGTTTTTGGGAAGAAACATAGATTTGGAATCCCTCATTAAGTTGTATGTTGTTGAAGGAAAAATAGTTCGTCATGAGGACTG GTGGAACAAGAAACCACTCTTGAATAGAGAAACAGTCCAATTACCCATGGTTGGTCGGTTTTTGGAAATGACTCGGAGAGGTACAATGTTAGCAACTCATGCAATGATGGGTTTTGGAAAAGATTAA